The following coding sequences are from one Sphingomonadaceae bacterium OTU29LAMAA1 window:
- a CDS encoding DUF4065 domain-containing protein, with protein sequence MMTRDHAHDPRAVANKIYELMQSDGRTVTLMQIIKLVYLADGWSLALRGVPLSKHSPQAWQYGPVFPTVYKAFKKFGSRPITEFAADPRSGVAVSEDFSEDEVALLRQVVESYGALHAFRLSEIMHKPGTPWTETFNNSGAYAEIPLELIAKHFAGLRDERGVARS encoded by the coding sequence ATGATGACACGTGATCACGCCCACGACCCTCGGGCGGTCGCGAATAAGATTTATGAGCTGATGCAATCGGACGGACGGACCGTCACGCTTATGCAGATTATCAAGCTCGTCTATCTTGCTGACGGTTGGTCGCTTGCTCTCCGCGGCGTTCCTTTGTCTAAGCATTCGCCTCAGGCGTGGCAGTATGGGCCGGTTTTCCCCACGGTCTACAAGGCTTTCAAAAAGTTTGGTTCCCGGCCGATCACTGAGTTTGCGGCTGATCCTCGTAGCGGCGTTGCCGTATCTGAGGACTTCTCAGAGGATGAGGTGGCGCTTCTGCGTCAAGTAGTCGAGTCTTACGGGGCGCTGCATGCTTTCCGGCTTTCGGAGATCATGCACAAGCCGGGAACGCCTTGGACTGAGACATTTAACAATAGCGGGGCCTATGCTGAAATTCCCTTGGAGCTTATCGCGAAGCACTTCGCAGGG